A region of the Mesobacillus jeotgali genome:
CAAACATTGCATCAAGGGTCAAGATTGTAAATGTTTATGGTATGGCAATATTGACAAAAGTGGAATGAAATTAGTACACTAATTATAAATATTATAAAATAAGAATTATAATCTAAAGTAAAGTGAGGTGCATGGCGGTGGTACAGAGTCAGTTGAAAGAAGCCCTTGATACCTTGAAGGATACAGGAGTCCGTATTACTCCGCAACGTCATGCGATACTCGAATATTTAATAAGCTCAATGTCGCACCCTACAGCTGACGAGATATATAAAGCGCTTGAAGGAAAGTTCCCAAATATGAGTGTTGCGACGGTTTATAATAATTTGAGAGTATTCCGTGAAGTTGGATTAGTTAAGGAACTGACGTATGGGGATGCCTCCAGTCGTTTTGACTTTGTGACTTCCCATCATTATCATGTCATTTGCGATAAGTGCGGGAAAATCGTTGACTTCCATTACCCCGGCCTTGACGAAGTTGAACACCTGGCTTCCCATGTAACGGGTTTTAAAGTCGGTCACCATAGAATGGAAATTTACGGCACTTGCCCGGATTGTTCCGCAAAGGAAGTCCACTAATCAATGACGGCTGATGGCATACGCTATCAGTTTTCTTTTTTTATGTGCTGCCTTTTAACAGCTGTTCCAGGTGCTTTTCTCGAAAAGCTGAAGCTGTAAATGAGATATCTGAAGCCTTATGGGACATGCAGACACCATAACATAGTTCCACGGAATGATAAGTTGAAGGTTCGAAATGGAATTGTAACCGAATAAAAAAGAACTCGGCTGATTCCGAGTTCTATTTTTGTTGCTTTCGATTATACTGTTCGTCAAACTCCTTGCCCTCCAAAGACGGGTCAAGGGTTAACGGTTCATTGCAATACATGCAAATATCCACCCGGCCAAGCATTTTGGTGTGTTTTCCGCAGTTCGGACAGACAACCTGTACTGTTTTTGTCGATAACATTCCAATCCAAAAATAAACAACCGTGCTTGCAACTATGAAAAGCAATCCCAGGATCATGAAAATTGTCATGACCAATGGGGAGTTGCGAAAGAAAATACCTGCATACATAACGATAAAGCCTATGAAAATCAGGCTCAACGCAAAAGTGCGGATCTTATTTATTTTATTAGA
Encoded here:
- the perR gene encoding peroxide-responsive transcriptional repressor PerR, which translates into the protein MAVVQSQLKEALDTLKDTGVRITPQRHAILEYLISSMSHPTADEIYKALEGKFPNMSVATVYNNLRVFREVGLVKELTYGDASSRFDFVTSHHYHVICDKCGKIVDFHYPGLDEVEHLASHVTGFKVGHHRMEIYGTCPDCSAKEVH
- a CDS encoding YgzB family protein; the encoded protein is MAKYSNKINKIRTFALSLIFIGFIVMYAGIFFRNSPLVMTIFMILGLLFIVASTVVYFWIGMLSTKTVQVVCPNCGKHTKMLGRVDICMYCNEPLTLDPSLEGKEFDEQYNRKQQK